A region of Helicoverpa zea isolate HzStark_Cry1AcR chromosome 16, ilHelZeax1.1, whole genome shotgun sequence DNA encodes the following proteins:
- the LOC124637880 gene encoding fibrosin-1-like protein isoform X11 — translation MENEVKQRNQRNRRRERAQRMQAQRESKVKDGDSGEDESPTREKPPRPPARRKKSREPLGEEDIIDGFAIMAFRTYEDLEAAVKCASSPRTNALSTKPRLPLAALAADSGRNHPPNNVNSHGITLLQDAGTSDDSGRASERLTGSSVAPRDPDSSRDRLSDASSRCSSGKGYICDSEGDDDKASPENSRNASPRYHDASMEDASDAGSLFRVAGAAATAGGAKNELVARGGSGGALALSRAPVGGSASPAPAPLPQPAPSPAPAALPPPALPPPPFRADTPHRPNGAHIPALDGHAATQIPARPVGAAGPDTPERPASNSKLQPGARASADSPTPAPPAPPAPSPLFPSHTAYQSQSQSHAAAALPDFRHTNHETRTEPPEQPPAPLDLHTHHTAHHTPRPPHLAPSPAQAPHPSLQSRVPHSQAHPVMPGHDVRNQPVAAQTHPSVPTSFSNRVNGVPQSVAPHSTPSSIPSCLPSQTLTGRSVSPAAPTSRPYPTPSIGSSHVNSSISSSIHGHSIAYQSQSSLQKHSVQPVYANRPSHLAPFSISNHISSSHIQSSSANQPPIPPHMSHPMNSHSATSLSSHLPVVNPSSLSTSTPNHIVPPSTLASITSTTMSSFTPSLKSHPGVNLPPQPTSVATPVSSHLPSSHVDSLPTSSCTPTNLTPVLTNTSSNNHPLVPPVVDSRQPPISSCELPARTESPIVSSTLASNSYPPPAVYSGSSYPALYTPYAATMQHSPYLPPAAASPRNSADTRTSLSASPLVAPKTPKGVRPHTPGSTGAAGAALSYSPRGHSPNRERESFSSNISSLSRSTPASAAASLPSLAPPLVAPLAAPLATPLAAPMPVRTERHELYKPQGPLPVSLAGPLPAPLPPLGGGLVPLAPALGPALSAPLAAPTPTPAAPTQPHLTHSLAPVPTVPSISSSAKPPAHWGVTRPTGAERPSGFAPAPPLFGAPLPPPNPNPFSAESLFQSSPGADLLRRELDNRFLAAAGAVSGVRTEMHHHQHQHQHTHVHQHPPHAQPPHPHHPHQLLVPHAPLFKDVSKMSSLYRSGIGLGYPYSSSLLHPTGPYVPPAPLTTYAPKKTGKWNAMHVRIAWEIYNHQQKEKTGGGTMPGSADKDKLRAFPAPAPPPPTYRSPYELPPSPYLPHHPHLGVSPFARYGPGAYPGAPPFGLTAYGRDLALSSSLHGVHHAPPLGALHDAWRGVRPPAPPLSAEARRDHDERERARRERDERERREREERERRKAREQREHRDRELERARARSPLRNGAPDAIKEERKEPPRHPPPSLPAYPPPPPWDPYRTFDPLQHMRFAPLVEAAIRAEEDRAKMLSAYAHHQQLKSSPLLHRGLPPHAPLPPLGSHAPLAPLAPLAPPLAPLAPLDLLKKEEPR, via the exons gGTATTACGCTGCTTCAAGACGCTGGTACGTCGGATGACAGTGGACGGGCATCAGAAAGACTAACGGGTAGTTCGGTGGCGCCTCGCGATCCCGATTCTTCCCGTGATCGTCTTAGTGAC GCCAGTAGCCGCTGTAGTTCCGGAAAAGGCTATATC TGTGATAGCGAAGGCGACGATGACAAG gcgAGTCCCGAAAATAGCAGAAATGCTTCTCCACGGTACCACGATGCATCAATGGAAGAT GCATCGGACGCAGGCTCTCTGTTCCGAGTGGCGGGCGCGGCAGCTACAGCGGGGGGCGCCAAGAACGAGCTGGTTGCTCGGGGCGGCAGTGGCGGTGCGCTCGCTCTGTCCCGCGCGCCGGTGGGTGGCAGCGCGAGCCCCGCGCCGGCGCCGCTGCCGCAGCCTGCGCCCTCACCCGCGCCGGCCGCCCTACCGCCGCccgcgctgccgccgccgccctTCCGCGCCGACACACCACACCGGCCCAACGGCGCGCACATTCCTGCTCTCGATGGTCACGCCGCCACGCAAATCCCGGCGCGGCCAGTCGGCGCCGCCGGACCCGACACGCCCGAGCGCCCCGCTAGCAACAGCAAGTTGCAACCAGGCGCGAGAGCCTCCGCAGACAGTCCTACCCCTGCACCTCCCGCTCCCCCCGCACCCTCTCCTCTATTCCCTTCGCATACCGCCTACCAATCTCAGTCCCAATCGCATGCTGCCGCCGCGTTACCAGACTTCCGGCATACGAACCATGAAACGCGAACCGAGCCTCCAGAGCAGCCTCCGGCGCCCCTGGACCTGCACACACATCACACGGCGCACCACACGCCGCGGCCGCCGCACCTCGCGCCCAGCCCGGCCCAGGCGCCGCATCCTAGTCTCCAGAGCCGCGTGCCGCACTCGCAGGCGCATCCAGTGATGCCTGGCCATGACGTTCGAAATCAACCGGTCGCAGCTCAGACACATCCCTCCGTTCCTACCTCGTTTTCGAACCGCGTCAATGGTGTACCGCAAAGCGTAGCACCACATTCGACGCCTTCTTCAATTCCGAGCTGTCTTCCGAGTCAAACTCTCACAGGACGGTCGGTCTCTCCGGCCGCGCCGACCTCTCGCCCCTACCCCACCCCGTCCATCGGGTCTAGTCATGTAAACTCCAGTATAAGTTCCAGTATTCACGGTCACTCAATAGCTTACCAGAGTCAGTCGAGTTTACAGAAACATTCCGTTCAGCCTGTGTATGCGAACAGACCGTCTCATCTCGCACCCTTCAGCATATCTAACCACATTTCATCCAGTCACATTCAGTCTTCTTCAGCGAATCAACCTCCAATCCCCCCGCATATGAGCCATCCGATGAACAGTCATTCCGCTACTAGCCTTTCGAGTCACCTCCCTGTAGTTAACCCCAGTTCCTTATCGACGTCCACACCAAACCATATTGTTCCCCCATCTACTTTAGCGTCTATCACAAGTACCACGATGTCTTCTTTCACCCCCAGCCTTAAGTCACACCCGGGTGTCAATTTACCACCCCAACCGACCTCTGTCGCCACACCCGTATCTTCTCACTTACCAAGCAGCCACGTGGATTCATTACCCACGTCCAGTTGTACACCGACAAACTTAACACCAGTGTTGACGAATACCAGCAGCAACAACCATCCTCTGGTGCCTCCCGTGGTGGACTCGAGGCAACCTCCAATATCATCATGCGAGCTGCCTGCGCGTACTGAGAGTCCGATCGTCTCCTCAACCCTAGCTTCCAATAGTTATCCGCCTCCTGCAGTATATTCAGGATCTTCGTATCCGGCGTTGTACACGCCATATGCCGCCACAATGCAACACAGTCCTTACCTACCGCCCGCTGCTGCTTCGCCGCGGAACTCAGCTGACACG AGAACGAGTTTATCTGCGTCGCCTTTGGTTGCACCAAAAACACCTAAGGGAGTGCGACCTCACACGCCGGGATCTACGGGCGCGGCGGGGGCTGCACTCTCCTACTCTCCACGTGGCCACAGTCCTAATAGAGAACGCGAAAGTTTCAG TAGCAACATCAGCAGCCTGTCTCGCAGCACGCCCGCGTCGGCCGCGGCGTCGCTGCCGTCGTTGGCGCCGCCGCTCGTGGCGCCGCTCGCCGCTCCACTCGCCACACCATTAGCTGCTCCAATGCCG GTTCGGACAGAAAGACATGAACTGTATAAACCTCAGGGTCCTCTCCCGGTGTCGTTGGCGGGGCCGCTGCCGGCGCCGCTGCCCCCGCTGGGCGGCGGGCTGGTGCCGCTGGCGCCGGCGCTGGGCCCCGCGCTGTCGGCGCCGCTGGCGGCCCCCACGCCCACGCCGGCCGCGCCCACGCAGCCGCACCTCACGCACTCGCTGGCGCCCGTGCCCACCGTGCCCAGCATCAGCTCCAGCGCCAAGCCGCCGGCTCACTGGGGGGTCAC CAGGCCGACTGGGGCGGAGCGGCCTTCAGGCTTCGCGCCCGCTCCACCGTTGTTCGGGGCGCCGCTTCCACCGCCTAATCCCAACCCGTTCTCTGCTGAATCACTATTTCAAAGCA GCCCGGGCGCGGACCTGCTGCGGCGCGAGCTGGACAACCGGTTcctggcggcggcgggcgcggtgTCGGGCGTGCGCACGGAGATGCACCACCACCAGCACCAGCACCAGCACACGCACGTGCACCAGCACCCGCCGCACGCGCAGCCGCCGCACCCGCACCACCCGCACCAGCTGCTCGTGCCGCACGCGCCGCTC TTCAAGGATGTAAGCAAAATGTCATCGCTGTACCGCAGCGGAATCGGGCTCGGTTACCCGTACTCTTCAAGTCTTCTGCATCCCACCGGCCCCTACGTGCCACCGGCGCCACTTACTACATACGCTCCTAAG AAAACGGGCAAATGGAATGCGATGCACGTAAGGATCGCTTGGGAGATCTACAATCACCAACAAAAAGAGAAGACGGGCGGCGGCACAATGCCGGGCAGCGCCGACAAAGACAAGCTGCGAGCGTTCcccgcgccggcgccgcccCCGCCCACCTACCGCTCGCCCTACGAGCTGCCGCCCTCGCCCTATCTGCCGCACCACCCGCACCTAG GCGTGTCCCCCTTCGCGCGGTACGGGCCCGGCGCCTACCCCGGCGCGCCGCCCTTCGGCCTCACGGCGTACGGCCGCGACCTGGCGCTGTCCTCCTCGCTGCACGGCGTGCACCACGCGCCGCCGCTGGGCGCGCTGCACGACGCCTGGCGCGGCGTgcgcccgcccgcgccgccgctctCCGCCGAGGCGCGTCGCGACCACGACGAGCGCGAGCGTGCCCGCCGCGAGCGCGACGAGCGGGAGCGGCGCGAGCGGGAGGAGCGCGAGCGGCGCAAGGCGCGCGAGCAGCGCGAGCACCGCGACCGCGAGCTCGAGCGGGCCCGCGCGCGCTCCCCGCTGCGCAACGGCGCGCCCGACGCCATCAAGGAAGAGCGCAAGGAGCCTCCGCGACACCCGCCTCCCTCGCTTCCGGCTTACCCGCCGCCGCCACCTTGGGACCCTTACCGTACATTCGACCCTCTGCAACACATGCGATTCGCGCCGCTCGTGGAGGCGGCCATCCGAGCCGAGGAGGACCGCGCCAAGATGTTGAGCGCGTACGCTCACCACCAGCAGTTGAAGTCGAGCCCGCTACTGCACCGCGGACTGCCGCCACACGCTCCGCTGCCGCCGCTGGGCTCACACGCGCCGCTGGCCCCGCTGGCACCACTGGCGCCGCCACTGGCACCGCTCGCGCCGCTGGACCTGCTCAAGAAGGAAGAGCCGCGATGA
- the LOC124637880 gene encoding proline-rich protein 36-like isoform X13 — MEDASDAGSLFRVAGAAATAGGAKNELVARGGSGGALALSRAPVGGSASPAPAPLPQPAPSPAPAALPPPALPPPPFRADTPHRPNGAHIPALDGHAATQIPARPVGAAGPDTPERPASNSKLQPGARASADSPTPAPPAPPAPSPLFPSHTAYQSQSQSHAAAALPDFRHTNHETRTEPPEQPPAPLDLHTHHTAHHTPRPPHLAPSPAQAPHPSLQSRVPHSQAHPVMPGHDVRNQPVAAQTHPSVPTSFSNRVNGVPQSVAPHSTPSSIPSCLPSQTLTGRSVSPAAPTSRPYPTPSIGSSHVNSSISSSIHGHSIAYQSQSSLQKHSVQPVYANRPSHLAPFSISNHISSSHIQSSSANQPPIPPHMSHPMNSHSATSLSSHLPVVNPSSLSTSTPNHIVPPSTLASITSTTMSSFTPSLKSHPGVNLPPQPTSVATPVSSHLPSSHVDSLPTSSCTPTNLTPVLTNTSSNNHPLVPPVVDSRQPPISSCELPARTESPIVSSTLASNSYPPPAVYSGSSYPALYTPYAATMQHSPYLPPAAASPRNSADTRTSLSASPLVAPKTPKGVRPHTPGSTGAAGAALSYSPRGHSPNRERESFSSNISSLSRSTPASAAASLPSLAPPLVAPLAAPLATPLAAPMPVRTERHELYKPQGPLPVSLAGPLPAPLPPLGGGLVPLAPALGPALSAPLAAPTPTPAAPTQPHLTHSLAPVPTVPSISSSAKPPAHWGVTRPTGAERPSGFAPAPPLFGAPLPPPNPNPFSAESLFQSKGCFSGPGADLLRRELDNRFLAAAGAVSGVRTEMHHHQHQHQHTHVHQHPPHAQPPHPHHPHQLLVPHAPLFKDVSKMSSLYRSGIGLGYPYSSSLLHPTGPYVPPAPLTTYAPKPVVSAASDSTSKPPPRPAVAKTGKWNAMHVRIAWEIYNHQQKEKTGGGTMPGSADKDKLRAFPAPAPPPPTYRSPYELPPSPYLPHHPHLGTLRRFEPGLPAPAPASHRAVRVSGVSPFARYGPGAYPGAPPFGLTAYGRDLALSSSLHGVHHAPPLGALHDAWRGVRPPAPPLSAEARRDHDERERARRERDERERREREERERRKAREQREHRDRELERARARSPLRNGAPDAIKEERKEPPRHPPPSLPAYPPPPPWDPYRTFDPLQHMRFAPLVEAAIRAEEDRAKMLSAYAHHQQLKSSPLLHRGLPPHAPLPPLGSHAPLAPLAPLAPPLAPLAPLDLLKKEEPR; from the exons ATGGAAGAT GCATCGGACGCAGGCTCTCTGTTCCGAGTGGCGGGCGCGGCAGCTACAGCGGGGGGCGCCAAGAACGAGCTGGTTGCTCGGGGCGGCAGTGGCGGTGCGCTCGCTCTGTCCCGCGCGCCGGTGGGTGGCAGCGCGAGCCCCGCGCCGGCGCCGCTGCCGCAGCCTGCGCCCTCACCCGCGCCGGCCGCCCTACCGCCGCccgcgctgccgccgccgccctTCCGCGCCGACACACCACACCGGCCCAACGGCGCGCACATTCCTGCTCTCGATGGTCACGCCGCCACGCAAATCCCGGCGCGGCCAGTCGGCGCCGCCGGACCCGACACGCCCGAGCGCCCCGCTAGCAACAGCAAGTTGCAACCAGGCGCGAGAGCCTCCGCAGACAGTCCTACCCCTGCACCTCCCGCTCCCCCCGCACCCTCTCCTCTATTCCCTTCGCATACCGCCTACCAATCTCAGTCCCAATCGCATGCTGCCGCCGCGTTACCAGACTTCCGGCATACGAACCATGAAACGCGAACCGAGCCTCCAGAGCAGCCTCCGGCGCCCCTGGACCTGCACACACATCACACGGCGCACCACACGCCGCGGCCGCCGCACCTCGCGCCCAGCCCGGCCCAGGCGCCGCATCCTAGTCTCCAGAGCCGCGTGCCGCACTCGCAGGCGCATCCAGTGATGCCTGGCCATGACGTTCGAAATCAACCGGTCGCAGCTCAGACACATCCCTCCGTTCCTACCTCGTTTTCGAACCGCGTCAATGGTGTACCGCAAAGCGTAGCACCACATTCGACGCCTTCTTCAATTCCGAGCTGTCTTCCGAGTCAAACTCTCACAGGACGGTCGGTCTCTCCGGCCGCGCCGACCTCTCGCCCCTACCCCACCCCGTCCATCGGGTCTAGTCATGTAAACTCCAGTATAAGTTCCAGTATTCACGGTCACTCAATAGCTTACCAGAGTCAGTCGAGTTTACAGAAACATTCCGTTCAGCCTGTGTATGCGAACAGACCGTCTCATCTCGCACCCTTCAGCATATCTAACCACATTTCATCCAGTCACATTCAGTCTTCTTCAGCGAATCAACCTCCAATCCCCCCGCATATGAGCCATCCGATGAACAGTCATTCCGCTACTAGCCTTTCGAGTCACCTCCCTGTAGTTAACCCCAGTTCCTTATCGACGTCCACACCAAACCATATTGTTCCCCCATCTACTTTAGCGTCTATCACAAGTACCACGATGTCTTCTTTCACCCCCAGCCTTAAGTCACACCCGGGTGTCAATTTACCACCCCAACCGACCTCTGTCGCCACACCCGTATCTTCTCACTTACCAAGCAGCCACGTGGATTCATTACCCACGTCCAGTTGTACACCGACAAACTTAACACCAGTGTTGACGAATACCAGCAGCAACAACCATCCTCTGGTGCCTCCCGTGGTGGACTCGAGGCAACCTCCAATATCATCATGCGAGCTGCCTGCGCGTACTGAGAGTCCGATCGTCTCCTCAACCCTAGCTTCCAATAGTTATCCGCCTCCTGCAGTATATTCAGGATCTTCGTATCCGGCGTTGTACACGCCATATGCCGCCACAATGCAACACAGTCCTTACCTACCGCCCGCTGCTGCTTCGCCGCGGAACTCAGCTGACACG AGAACGAGTTTATCTGCGTCGCCTTTGGTTGCACCAAAAACACCTAAGGGAGTGCGACCTCACACGCCGGGATCTACGGGCGCGGCGGGGGCTGCACTCTCCTACTCTCCACGTGGCCACAGTCCTAATAGAGAACGCGAAAGTTTCAG TAGCAACATCAGCAGCCTGTCTCGCAGCACGCCCGCGTCGGCCGCGGCGTCGCTGCCGTCGTTGGCGCCGCCGCTCGTGGCGCCGCTCGCCGCTCCACTCGCCACACCATTAGCTGCTCCAATGCCG GTTCGGACAGAAAGACATGAACTGTATAAACCTCAGGGTCCTCTCCCGGTGTCGTTGGCGGGGCCGCTGCCGGCGCCGCTGCCCCCGCTGGGCGGCGGGCTGGTGCCGCTGGCGCCGGCGCTGGGCCCCGCGCTGTCGGCGCCGCTGGCGGCCCCCACGCCCACGCCGGCCGCGCCCACGCAGCCGCACCTCACGCACTCGCTGGCGCCCGTGCCCACCGTGCCCAGCATCAGCTCCAGCGCCAAGCCGCCGGCTCACTGGGGGGTCAC CAGGCCGACTGGGGCGGAGCGGCCTTCAGGCTTCGCGCCCGCTCCACCGTTGTTCGGGGCGCCGCTTCCACCGCCTAATCCCAACCCGTTCTCTGCTGAATCACTATTTCAAAGCA AGGGGTGCTTTTCAGGCCCGGGCGCGGACCTGCTGCGGCGCGAGCTGGACAACCGGTTcctggcggcggcgggcgcggtgTCGGGCGTGCGCACGGAGATGCACCACCACCAGCACCAGCACCAGCACACGCACGTGCACCAGCACCCGCCGCACGCGCAGCCGCCGCACCCGCACCACCCGCACCAGCTGCTCGTGCCGCACGCGCCGCTC TTCAAGGATGTAAGCAAAATGTCATCGCTGTACCGCAGCGGAATCGGGCTCGGTTACCCGTACTCTTCAAGTCTTCTGCATCCCACCGGCCCCTACGTGCCACCGGCGCCACTTACTACATACGCTCCTAAG CCCGTAGTGTCAGCCGCAAGCGACTCCACCTCTAAACCACCACCACGTCCCGCTGTCGCG AAAACGGGCAAATGGAATGCGATGCACGTAAGGATCGCTTGGGAGATCTACAATCACCAACAAAAAGAGAAGACGGGCGGCGGCACAATGCCGGGCAGCGCCGACAAAGACAAGCTGCGAGCGTTCcccgcgccggcgccgcccCCGCCCACCTACCGCTCGCCCTACGAGCTGCCGCCCTCGCCCTATCTGCCGCACCACCCGCACCTAGGTACGCTCCGGCGCTTCGAGCCCGGCctgcccgcgcccgcgcccgcttCTCACCGAGCTGTGCGCGTTTCAGGCGTGTCCCCCTTCGCGCGGTACGGGCCCGGCGCCTACCCCGGCGCGCCGCCCTTCGGCCTCACGGCGTACGGCCGCGACCTGGCGCTGTCCTCCTCGCTGCACGGCGTGCACCACGCGCCGCCGCTGGGCGCGCTGCACGACGCCTGGCGCGGCGTgcgcccgcccgcgccgccgctctCCGCCGAGGCGCGTCGCGACCACGACGAGCGCGAGCGTGCCCGCCGCGAGCGCGACGAGCGGGAGCGGCGCGAGCGGGAGGAGCGCGAGCGGCGCAAGGCGCGCGAGCAGCGCGAGCACCGCGACCGCGAGCTCGAGCGGGCCCGCGCGCGCTCCCCGCTGCGCAACGGCGCGCCCGACGCCATCAAGGAAGAGCGCAAGGAGCCTCCGCGACACCCGCCTCCCTCGCTTCCGGCTTACCCGCCGCCGCCACCTTGGGACCCTTACCGTACATTCGACCCTCTGCAACACATGCGATTCGCGCCGCTCGTGGAGGCGGCCATCCGAGCCGAGGAGGACCGCGCCAAGATGTTGAGCGCGTACGCTCACCACCAGCAGTTGAAGTCGAGCCCGCTACTGCACCGCGGACTGCCGCCACACGCTCCGCTGCCGCCGCTGGGCTCACACGCGCCGCTGGCCCCGCTGGCACCACTGGCGCCGCCACTGGCACCGCTCGCGCCGCTGGACCTGCTCAAGAAGGAAGAGCCGCGATGA